The Streptomyces capitiformicae genome contains the following window.
CCCCGCCGCCCGCCGCGGGGACGACCTCGCGCACCGTGGTGTAGCGGTGCAGCCGGGCTCCCAGCTGTTCGGCGCGGGCGGCGGCGGCCTGGATGGACGCCTCGGGTCTGATGACGGCGCCCAATCGGTCGAGGACGGCAGTGTGTCCGTCCGGGAGCCGGTGCTGGGGGTAGCGGCGGGCGAGTTCCTCCCGGTCCAGCACCTCGTGATCCAGCCCCTGGGCGGCGCTGGTGGACAGCAGAAGGCGCATGGACGGTGAGGCGGTCTCCCCCATCACGAGGCTGCCGCTGCGGCGCAGCAGCGACCGGCCCGTCTCCGCCTGGAGCTGCTCCCACATCCGGTCCGCGAGCCGCAGCAGCGGAACGTACCCGGGCTCGCCGAGGTGGGCGGCACGGTAGATGCGGCTCTCGCCCCCGGCCGCGCCGCGGTCGTGACCCGGTGCGTACCGGTCGTAGCCGATGACCTCGGCTCCGCGGGCGGCCAGTCGCCACATGGCCTGGCTGCCCATGCTGCCGGCGCCGATCACGGCGACGCGCTTGGGGATGCTCATGAGGTCGCTCCTTTCTTCCCATTTCGTCCCGTGAGAGTGGCGTTCACTATCAGCCCGGGAAACCTACAGGTCAACGCTGTTGTGCCACCTTGAGGAAGGGGGCGATGGCTCAGAGGAGCTCGATCAGCTTGTCGGTGAACTCGGCGGTGGTCGCGCATCCGCCCAGGTCACGGGTGCGGACATCGGTCTTGGCCAAGACCGCGGCGATCGCGTCCGTAATGTCCCTGGCCGCAGCTCGATGGCCGAGGTGGTCGAGCATCATGGCCGCGGACCAGATCGCACCCAGCGGGTTGGCGATGCCCTTCCCCGCGATGTCGGGCGCGGAGCCGTGCACCGGCTCGAACATCGAGGGGAAGTCCCGCTCGGGGTTGAGGTTGGCCGCCGGGGCGATACCGATGGATCCGGCGACGGCGGCCGCGAGGTCGCTGAGGATGTCGCCGAAGAGGTTGGAGGCGACGACGACGTCGAAGCGGGCCGGCTCGAGGACGAACTTGGCCGCGAGCGCGTCGATGTGCTCCTGGTCCCAGGCGACCTGCGGGAACGAGGCGGCCCGCTCGGTGACGAGCTGGTCCCAGAACGGCATGGTGTGGATGATGCCGTTCGACTTGGTCGCGGAGGTCAGGCGGCCGCCGCGCCGGGAGGCGAGCGTGAAGGCGTAGTCCAGCAGGCGGGTGACGCCGGCCCGGGTGAACACGGCCTCCTGCACGGCGATCTCGTCCGGGAAGCCGCTGTTGAGCCGGCCGCCGACCTCGCTGTACTCGCCTTCCATGTTCTCGCGCACGACGACGACATCGACCTCGCCCGGCCGTGCGCCGCGCACCGGACTGTCGATGCCTTCGAAGACACGGATGGGCCGGAGGTTGACGTACTGGCGGAAGCTGCGCCGGATCGGGATCAGCAGCCCCCACAGCGAGACATGATCGGGCACCCCCGGGTATCCCACCGCGCCCAGCAGGATCGCGTCCGCCTCGCGCAGCCGGTCGATCCCGTCGGCGGGCATCATGGCGCCCTGGCGCAGATACCGCTCGCAACCCCAGTCGTACGACGTGTAGGACAGGCTGAAGCCGTGGCGGCAGCCGAGCACATCGAGCACCTGCTGTGCCGGGGGCAGTACCTCGGCGCCGATGCCGTCGCCCGGGATCAGGGCGATCCGGTGGTTCGTCGTCATGGCGTCGATTGCAGCAGGGCGGTCGGTGGGGCGTCCAAGACGCAAAGCGGATCTGCCTTATAAGCGGGGCCTATCACCGGTCGGTGGCCGAGGTCGCGGCCGTGACGAACGCGGCGGCCGCCGGGGACAGGATGCCGCGGCGGGCGACGAGGGCGATGTCCAAGGTGTTCTCCGGCTCGATGTCCAGGACACGGGCGCCCAGCCGGCCGGCGAGGCCCCGCCAGGAATCCGTGACCACCGCCAGCCCCACCCCGGCCAGCACCAGGGGCATGAGCGAGACCCGGTGCTCGGTCTCGACGGCGACGGCGAAGTCGATGCCCTGCTCCCGCAGCGCGTCGACGTAGGCGCGCATCCCGGTACCCGACTGCCCGACGATCAGCCGCTGTCCCGCAAGCTCCCGGGCCTGCACCGCCCTCCGGCCGGCGAACGGGCCGTCGGCCGGCACCACCAGCACAAAACGCTGCCGCCCCAGCGCATGGGAGACGACCTCCTTGTCAGAAACAGGACCGGCGGACGCCAGGAGCCCCAGCTCCACCGCACCCGTGCGCACCATGTCGATCACATCACGCGACGTGAACGCGGCATTGATCGCCACCGAAACGCCGGGATAACGGCGGCTGAAGGCACTGACCATGCTCGTCAGCGGCTCCACCGCCTGCGACGGCATCGCCGCCACATCCAGGCGCCCCTCACGCAGCTCATGCACCGCCGCCACACTCGCCCGCGCCGTCTCCAGACTCCGCACGGCCTCCCGGGCGGGCTCGATCAGGGCCCTTCCCGCCTCCGTCAGCACGGCCCTGCGCCCGATGCGATGGAACAGCTCCGAGCCCAGATCACGCTCCAGCGCCCGCACGGCCTGCGACAGCGACGGCTGCGACACGTACAGAGCCGACGCCGCACGGTTGAACCCCCCACGATCAACAATCGCAAGGAAGTACTCCAACTGCCGAATGTCCATACGCGCCCTCTGCCCCGGTAGGAAATCAACCGACGACTCGATCGATCCCGACCATGGTGACGTGAAGGACCGCCTCGACGAAGTATGGGCGACCTCCTGCCCGCCTCAGGCGACGCGCGGCATCGGGCCCGCTGGAAGGTGGTCTACGGGCGGCGTGTCAGACCAGCCCGATCAGCCCGAGCCGGACGGCCTCCTTGACTGCGGCCGCGCGGTTCTCGGCGCCGAGCTTGCGGTAGATGCGGACGAGGTGGGTCTTTACCGTCGCCTCGGCCAGGAAGAGCGCAGCGGCTATCGCCCGGTTGCTGTGCCCCTGCGCGAGGAGCCGGACGACGTCGACCTCCCGCTCGCTGAGCGGCGGCTCGGCCGCGCGCCCCAGGACACTGGCGGCGGCCTCCGGGGCCAGCGCCAGACCCCCGGCCGCCGCGGCACCGCACCGCGCGGAACAGTTCCTCGGGCAGGTCCGCCTTGAGGACGTACCCCCACGCCCCCGCCTCCACGGCCCGCAGTACGTCGGCCTGGCTGCCGTAGCTGGTGAGCACGACGACCCGTACGCGCGCGTCGACATCGAGGATCCGGCGGGTCGCCTCGATGCCGTCACCCGCCGCGCCCGGCTCCCTCAAGCGCAGGTCCATGAGCACGACGTCGGGACCGAGCCGCTGGACCAGCCGCACTGCTTCGAGCCCGTCCCCGCTCTCGCCCACCACGTCGAAGCCGGGCTCGCCCTCCACCAGGGCGCGCAGACCGGCTCGTACGACGTTGTGGTCGTCGACGATCAGGATCCGCAGCGTTCAACGACGGGGTTGGTGTCCTGGGCCTCGTCCATGCCGTGCCTCGTCCGGTGCTGGCTCCTGCTCCTCCTGCGCGTCCTGAACCTCGCGTCGGGTCTTGCTGCCCTCCTTGTGGTGGGCTGGCCGAGCGTATGCCTCGCCGGTGGCGAGGACTCGCCCGACCTCGTGGCGGGGGGCTGGTCGCTGGTTCTTCGAACCGGGCGGCCGGCCGGGACCTGGGCGGGAAGGTTTCGGCGCACCGGCCGGGGAGCCGGCCTTCGCACACAGGTTTCTGAACCCCTGCGGACCCGGGCGGGCGTGAGCCTGCGGGGCCAGCCGCCAGAATGTGGCCGCGGTCCCGGCAGACGTGAGGATGCGGGCAGGCAGCCAGCGGTGCTCATTCCAGCAGCACAAATTCGTTCGGCGGGACCTCAGCCGTCCTCGGCCCAAGCCACGGGCGCAGACGCGGGGGCGGCATCGAGGCCGTGTCCGGCGAGCGCCTGGGCCAGCATCTGCTCCTGGCCGGGCGCCAGTTGCCCGTTGTTCAGCTTGGTGCGGGTCTTGGCGAGCCAAGGGCCGATCATGACGCGTTCGCCGTCGACCTCGATCCACTCGCGGGCGCCGGGCGTGCGCTGCCACCGCTCAAGGAAGAGGGAGAGGATCTGTACGGTCCGGGCGAAGGAACGCCGCCGCGCAGCGGGCGTCGCCGAGGGAGTCTGCGGACCGTCGAGTGTGACGTGGCCGGGGGTGAGACCGATCCGGGTGAGCAGGTCGCGCTGGGCGGGCTCGAGCCGGTTCCATGTGGCGAGCTGGCGGTGCAGCCAGCTGCCCGCTTTCACCTCGCCGATCACAGTGTCGCGGGTGAGGGCAGCGGGGTTGTGTCCGGCTTCGATGTGGCGGCGCAGGGCGTGGTACTTGCGGTGCCAGTCGGCGCCGTGCGGCAGGCGCCAGTGGGCGTCGAGGGCGGCCAGCTGGGCTGCGCGGCCGGGGGTGAGGCGGCCCTTGCGGGCCCGGGAGCGTTGGTCGGCGAGGAACTGGCCGCCGGGGGCCTGGGCGGGGATGGCGAGGTGGCCGTGTTCGGCCTGGTAGGCCTCGACGGTGGCGAGGTGGCCCTGCCAGGCGGCTTCGTGGTCGTCCCAGATCATGCCGAGTGCCTCGAGTTCGGCGGTCCATGCTGTGTCCAGGGCGCCGGCGCGGTGGGCGGTGCGCTGGCCGGTGATGAAGGCACCCAGCCGGTAGCCGTAGGCGTCCTCGTAGTCGGCCGGCACCCGCAGGTGGCCGTGTTCGGCCCGGTAGCGCACGGCGGCCGCCAGACCGGCACGACGGGGGGCGGAGAGGATGGCGTTGTCGGCGGGCCAGGCGATCAGGTCCATCGCCTGGGCGATGGTGTCGGGGTCGAGGGTGAAGTCGAAGCGGAAGCGGCGGGCGAGGAGCGTACGGGTGCCCTGCTCGAGGCGGTGCTTGGCGGTGGTGCGAGGGGCGCGGGCGGCGATGGTCTGGTCGTGGTGGCGCAGGGCTGCTGTGACGAGCCAGAGGGCTTCGTAGGGGGTGCCGAGGAGGTCGGTGGGGTCGGCGCCGTGGGGCACGTAGGCGGGGATGACGAGGCTGGCGGTCTTCGTGTCCTGGGTGGGGGGTTTGCGTAGCGCGCGGCCCAGGGCTTGGACGATGCGGCGGACGCTGGCGGTGCGGTCGGCGAAGACGACTGCGTCGACGGCCGGCAGGTCGATGCCCTCCCCCAGCACTTGGGCGTTGGTCAGTACGGCGCGGTCGGCGGTGGCGAAGTCCGTGAGGATGTCGTGGCGCTGGCCGGGGTTGTGGGCGCCGTTGATCGACTGGACGATCAGGTCGCTTGCCCAGGCGGGACGTCGGTCTTCGGCGAGGGTGCGCAGGGTGTGGGGGAACTGGCGGGCGAAGTCGGTGGCGTCGGCAACCTGCTGGAAGTACACGATCACGTGGTGAAGGTCGTGTTCGCCCATCGCCTTGAGGACCGCCAGGTGCAGTGCGGTGGTGCGGCGTGCGGTCGGGCCGAAGCCGGAGTGCGTGTCGGGGGCGGTCAGTTCGGTGCGCAGGTGGGTGTCGGTGATCGTGGGGACGACCAGCTGGTAGTCGGCGAGAACTCCGTCTTCGATGGCGTCCGCGTGGGTGTAGGTGTGCAGGCGGGGCCCGAAGGTTTTGGTGTCTGCCATGGAGGCGACGAGGGCGGGAGCGTCCCATGCGGGGGCGGTGGCGGCGGTGCGCTTGGGCTGAGGGCGGGTGGTGGGTGCTTCTGTCAGGCGTGGCGGGTCCCATTCGTAGGGGGTGGCGGTCAGGTAGAGCCGGCGGTCGGCGCGGATGCGGGTGTGGTCGTGCAGGACGGTCCAGTTCTTGTCCCAGCTGCCTGCTGTGCGGTGTGCCTCGTCCACGATCATGAGGTCGAAGGTCGGGGCGGGGGCGCGGGTGTGCTGGGTCTGTTCGATCTTCGCAAGGGAGTCGAGCGTCACGAAGACGGTGGCCTGTTCGTGCCGGGCCAGCCAGGTGGCCAGGAACTCCGGGTTGTTGGTGCTGTGGACCGCTGCTCCGGCCAGGACGGGGTGCTTGGCGGCGGCCAGGGAGGACACCGCCATCATCGGTTCCGGGCGTCCGTCGTTGCGGGCTGCCCGGGCCCACTGCGAGATGAGGTCCAGGCTCGGCACGGCGATCAGCAGGTGCTGGGCGTGAAGGGCTTCGGCGGTCCGCAGCGCGGTGAGTGTTTTGCCGGTGCCGCAGGCCGACACCATGTGTCCGCGGGTGTGTGCGCGTGCGAGGTGACGTGCCGCGCTGTCGACCGCCCGCTGCTGGTCGGGGCGCAGTGAGAGCCGGACGGGGCGCGTGCGGGAGATGGCGGAGATCTCAGCGATGGGCTCATCAGGGGAAGACATGGGGCAGGGTCCTCAGTGCGCGATGGAGCGTGGCCGGCGAGATTTTCGTGGGGGTGTGCCCTTCGCTGAGCAGTATTGCGGAGGCGGCGGCTCGATGGGCGTGGGTCGCGGCCGTGCGACATCAGGGGATGCTTCGGAGCCGGTCTTGGGTTAGGCTAACAGAGCTTCTACCAGGACTGCTTGGAGCATTCCCTCTTCAAGGGCAGTCCTGATTTCGGCTGCGGAGGGGTCCCCGGTGAGGCCGGTGCACAGGACCGCGCAGGGCTCGTTCTGCAGCATCTTCCACATCGCGTCGGACAGAACGGTATTGGGGACGCGGACAGTCTGCGTCTCTTCAGGGGCGGGGCCCTCGTGGTAGAGGCCCCTGAAGGTGCGGTCCTGGGTGACGAAGACTGCCTTCCACTTGTGGTGGGCCTCGGGGATGGTCTCGTTCTGCCAGGGCGGCCAGGTGAAGCGGCTTCGATCAACGTCGGCCCCGGCCGGGTCGGTGACGGTGCTCAGCACGATAACGATGACGCTGGTGCCCAGAATGATTTCGTTGACGAGGTCGGTCAGGCGGTTGACCTGCACCTGCGAGCTGGGAAGCGTGACGTGCGTGAGGCTCATGTCGAAGGCGGGCAGCCGACCGGGTGGGTGGGGCGGTGTCGTCATGATGCCGCAGTACTCCTGATTGAGGACGTCGGTTTCCCTGCTTCCACGCTGCGGTGGGTGCCGGTCGGGGAACCGGTGTCGGGGTTTGCCGGACAGCTGCGGCAGACACTGTCGCAAGGATCCGGGACGGCTCTTTGTACAAGGGGGCGGAGGAAGGCCCGGGCTTGCGTGGTCTGCCGGTGCGCACGGCGGTTCAGGGTGTGCTGTGCCGGTGGCGTGAGGTCCAGCGCATGTCGAGGGCTTCCAGGGCGTCCAGTTGTTCTCGCGAGAGGGTTTGCGGGACGCGTCGTTTCTCGGCGAGCCACCTTCCCAGCGCGAAGGCGGGGCCGTCTGCGCAGGTGTAGTTGTAGGGAACGTCCAGGTGATGGTGGCGGCGGCGGTAGGCGTAGGCGGCCTGCAGTCCTCGGGCGAAGGCCCACTGGGAGGCACCGCGGGGGCGGCGCAGCAGGAGGGCCAGGGGGTGCTCGATGGGCAGGTCGCCCAGGAGGTGGTGCTGGTAGGGCTCGAGCTTGTCGAGGTTGTCGATCTGCTGGGCCAGCCACTGGGTGAGCTGGTGGGCGGTGCCGGTGGGTTGGCGCGGGTCGGGGAAGATCAGGGTGTTGTCGCGTGCGGCGGTGTGGGCGCGGGCGTAGGTGCGTTTCCATTCGGCTCTGCCTTTGGCGTTCCACCAGGGGTAGATCTCGTTCAACGCCCGGTGATAGCAGTGGGGCAGGCGGCGTGCATTGGCTTCCTTTCGGCGCTCGGCGAGCCAGCGGCCCAGGTGCATGCCTTGGTGGTGTTCGGCCCACTGTGGTGCGAGGTGTCCGTGGCGGGTGACGTAGTCGCGGGCGATGAGGAGTTTTCGCTCGATGCTGTGCGGGGGGTGTTCCCAGATCATGCCGAGGGTGTCCAGGGCTGCGATGCGTTCGGGCAGGAGCAGGCCGTTCTTGCGCATGGACCGCTGCACGCCGATCCACCAGCCGAGGTAGAAGAAGCCGTCGTGCAGGTGGAGGCTGGGGACGTCGAGGTGGCCGTGTTGGGTGCGGAAGTCGGTGGCGACGTCGAAGGCTCCCTCCCAAACCCGGTTGGGTGCCATGACGTCGTTCAGGTCGAGGACGGGGATGATCTCGTCGGCGCGTTCGGGGGGCGGGGCGATCTGGGGGGCGGCGGGGTCGCTCGGGTACCGGAAGTGGTCGACGAGGTGGAAGGTGTGCTCGTCGTAGACGTCGAGGTCGATGAGAACCCGGTAGATCAGGTGGAAGGCGGTCTTCTTGACTGCCTCCTCGAGGGTTTCACCGGGGGCCATGTAGATGGGGATGACGATGGTGGAGATCTTGTTGTCGCCGGGGGTCTGGCGCAGGGCGCGTCCGATGGACTGGATGATGTCGATGGTGCTGGTCTTGGGGTGGGCGAACAGCAGGGAGTCGATGGCGGGAATGTCGACGCCTTCGGCGCAGCAGCGGCAGTTGGTGAGGACGGCGCGCCGGGGCGGCTGCTGTGAGGCGGGAGTGTTCAGTGGTGTGTCGGCGAAGGCGGTGAAGTTCTTGTGGCGTTCGAAGGGGGTCTGCCGGGAACTGACGGTGCCGACCTGCAGCGGGGTGCGGTAGGCCGCAGGCATGAGAGCTGCGGTCTCGTGGAGCGTTTCCGCGAAGACTTCCGCCGCGTCGATACAGGGGTGGAAGGTCAAGGTGCGGCGCAGGTCGTAGCGGTGCTGCGCGACCAGCAGGGCGACTTGGGCGGCTGCGGCACGCAAGGCTTCGCCGGTCCAGGTGTTGGTGGGGAGCCGTTTCAGAAGGCCGCGGAGGTCTTCGTCCCTGATGACGACGCCGGCGATGCGGTAGTCGGCCAGGAGCCCCTCGTCGATCGCTTCTCTCAGGGAGATGCGGTAGACGACGGGCCCGTAGATGCTCACGTCGTCCATGGAAGCGATGATCGTGTCGGTGCTGATGCCTTTGGCGCGGGCCTTTTTCTCGTCGAAGACGCGGGGCGTCGCGGTCATGTAGAGGCGGTGGCGGGCGGGGAGCTTGTCGTCCTGGTGGACGTGGGCCCATGGTTTGTCGTAGTCGCCGGCGGTGCGGTGGGCTTCGTCGGCGACCACGACGTCCCAGCGGGGCAGGTGGAAGTCGCGGTGGGCTTCGACCACCTTGTCCAGGGAGTCGTAGGTGCAGAACACGTTGAGCGGTCCGTGAGTGTCGGCTGCCTGCAAGGCCAGTTCGTCACCGGTGTGGACCAAGGTGAGGATGCCGGCCAGGTCCGGGTCCGCTGGTTTGTCTGAGGAGCAGACGCCGAGGTAGCGGCCGGGACGTCCTTCGCGGTGCCATACCGCGGCGGTCTGCTCGAGCAGCCGCAGGGAGGGCACGACTACCAGGGAGACGCCCTCGGGCGCGGTTTCCTGGACGGCGTGCAGGGCCACCAGGGTCTTTCCGGTGCCGGTGGCCATGACGACGGTGACGCGGCGATAGCCTTCGATGAAGCTGCTCACGCAAGCGTCTGCGGCGCTCTGCTGACGTCCGCGCAGGCGCGTCTTCAGGCGAGGGGCAGTGGCAGTTACTGTCGCAGCCGGGCGGATGCGCGTCGTCGTGGCCATGGTCCTCCCCCGTGTGACGGCATGCGTGAGCACCTGGTTCACAGGGTGGAAGGGGTGTGCGGGGCTGCGGCAGGACGTTCGCCTGGGTTCACCCGAACGAGTGCTGGCGTCCTTGACCGCGCGCTGCCGGGCCGGTCACGGTGCCGATAGTGGCGGCTTCGGCGGAAGGACACCTGTGCTGGACGATCCCGGCCTGTACGGGCCTCGCAGGGCACTGCCGTTGCGTGTGGGGCCGGTGGCGGGTGAGTCGACGGGGTCGTTCGTGAACCGGCTCGCGCACGGAAACGGCCTGGGTCTGGCCGACTTCCTCGACCGGGTAGGGCAGGGCGAGTCATCCGCGGATCCCGAGCGGGTGGAGAAGTATCCGCAGTGCACCGAGATGTACGTGAACGAGGCGGGGCTGCGCTTTCTGGGCGTCCTGGCTGACCGGGCGCCCGGTCTTCTGCAGCGGGATCTGCCCAG
Protein-coding sequences here:
- a CDS encoding tartrate dehydrogenase; the protein is MTTNHRIALIPGDGIGAEVLPPAQQVLDVLGCRHGFSLSYTSYDWGCERYLRQGAMMPADGIDRLREADAILLGAVGYPGVPDHVSLWGLLIPIRRSFRQYVNLRPIRVFEGIDSPVRGARPGEVDVVVVRENMEGEYSEVGGRLNSGFPDEIAVQEAVFTRAGVTRLLDYAFTLASRRGGRLTSATKSNGIIHTMPFWDQLVTERAASFPQVAWDQEHIDALAAKFVLEPARFDVVVASNLFGDILSDLAAAVAGSIGIAPAANLNPERDFPSMFEPVHGSAPDIAGKGIANPLGAIWSAAMMLDHLGHRAAARDITDAIAAVLAKTDVRTRDLGGCATTAEFTDKLIELL
- a CDS encoding DEAD/DEAH box helicase; translated protein: MSSPDEPIAEISAISRTRPVRLSLRPDQQRAVDSAARHLARAHTRGHMVSACGTGKTLTALRTAEALHAQHLLIAVPSLDLISQWARAARNDGRPEPMMAVSSLAAAKHPVLAGAAVHSTNNPEFLATWLARHEQATVFVTLDSLAKIEQTQHTRAPAPTFDLMIVDEAHRTAGSWDKNWTVLHDHTRIRADRRLYLTATPYEWDPPRLTEAPTTRPQPKRTAATAPAWDAPALVASMADTKTFGPRLHTYTHADAIEDGVLADYQLVVPTITDTHLRTELTAPDTHSGFGPTARRTTALHLAVLKAMGEHDLHHVIVYFQQVADATDFARQFPHTLRTLAEDRRPAWASDLIVQSINGAHNPGQRHDILTDFATADRAVLTNAQVLGEGIDLPAVDAVVFADRTASVRRIVQALGRALRKPPTQDTKTASLVIPAYVPHGADPTDLLGTPYEALWLVTAALRHHDQTIAARAPRTTAKHRLEQGTRTLLARRFRFDFTLDPDTIAQAMDLIAWPADNAILSAPRRAGLAAAVRYRAEHGHLRVPADYEDAYGYRLGAFITGQRTAHRAGALDTAWTAELEALGMIWDDHEAAWQGHLATVEAYQAEHGHLAIPAQAPGGQFLADQRSRARKGRLTPGRAAQLAALDAHWRLPHGADWHRKYHALRRHIEAGHNPAALTRDTVIGEVKAGSWLHRQLATWNRLEPAQRDLLTRIGLTPGHVTLDGPQTPSATPAARRRSFARTVQILSLFLERWQRTPGAREWIEVDGERVMIGPWLAKTRTKLNNGQLAPGQEQMLAQALAGHGLDAAPASAPVAWAEDG
- a CDS encoding LysR family transcriptional regulator → MDIRQLEYFLAIVDRGGFNRAASALYVSQPSLSQAVRALERDLGSELFHRIGRRAVLTEAGRALIEPAREAVRSLETARASVAAVHELREGRLDVAAMPSQAVEPLTSMVSAFSRRYPGVSVAINAAFTSRDVIDMVRTGAVELGLLASAGPVSDKEVVSHALGRQRFVLVVPADGPFAGRRAVQARELAGQRLIVGQSGTGMRAYVDALREQGIDFAVAVETEHRVSLMPLVLAGVGLAVVTDSWRGLAGRLGARVLDIEPENTLDIALVARRGILSPAAAAFVTAATSATDR
- a CDS encoding DEAD/DEAH box helicase: MATTTRIRPAATVTATAPRLKTRLRGRQQSAADACVSSFIEGYRRVTVVMATGTGKTLVALHAVQETAPEGVSLVVVPSLRLLEQTAAVWHREGRPGRYLGVCSSDKPADPDLAGILTLVHTGDELALQAADTHGPLNVFCTYDSLDKVVEAHRDFHLPRWDVVVADEAHRTAGDYDKPWAHVHQDDKLPARHRLYMTATPRVFDEKKARAKGISTDTIIASMDDVSIYGPVVYRISLREAIDEGLLADYRIAGVVIRDEDLRGLLKRLPTNTWTGEALRAAAAQVALLVAQHRYDLRRTLTFHPCIDAAEVFAETLHETAALMPAAYRTPLQVGTVSSRQTPFERHKNFTAFADTPLNTPASQQPPRRAVLTNCRCCAEGVDIPAIDSLLFAHPKTSTIDIIQSIGRALRQTPGDNKISTIVIPIYMAPGETLEEAVKKTAFHLIYRVLIDLDVYDEHTFHLVDHFRYPSDPAAPQIAPPPERADEIIPVLDLNDVMAPNRVWEGAFDVATDFRTQHGHLDVPSLHLHDGFFYLGWWIGVQRSMRKNGLLLPERIAALDTLGMIWEHPPHSIERKLLIARDYVTRHGHLAPQWAEHHQGMHLGRWLAERRKEANARRLPHCYHRALNEIYPWWNAKGRAEWKRTYARAHTAARDNTLIFPDPRQPTGTAHQLTQWLAQQIDNLDKLEPYQHHLLGDLPIEHPLALLLRRPRGASQWAFARGLQAAYAYRRRHHHLDVPYNYTCADGPAFALGRWLAEKRRVPQTLSREQLDALEALDMRWTSRHRHSTP